A part of Aegilops tauschii subsp. strangulata cultivar AL8/78 chromosome 2, Aet v6.0, whole genome shotgun sequence genomic DNA contains:
- the LOC109750558 gene encoding uncharacterized protein isoform X2 — MDPSKLGELRSFVEECKKDPALLADPALAFCRDYLTSLDANLPAAAAAKPAPKARSMDDIDDNDGEDEEDDDQDALDPRHLCSSTSKSGSRFPRLVLAIAWSPGGNASLCRVLLLWWPPFPSPGLAAIAGKIKDAISALAVATLDDDNDEVTERSPPELPRDGCSALQDTVTTIDILGRHAYDNMGRFTARQLEAVEKLWNSIKEQQIRRKHDKSTSGKLDVNAFERLQEKSMQKR, encoded by the exons ATGGATCCGTCGAAGCTGGGCGAGCTGCGCTCCTTCGTGGAGGAGTGCAAGAAGGACCCGGCGCTCCTCGCCGACCCCGCCCTTGCCTTCTGCCGCGACTACCTCACCTCGCTCGACGCCaacctccccgccgccgccgccgccaagcccgCACCCAAG GCGAGGTCCATGGACGACATCGACGACAATGATGGCGAGGatgaggaggacgacgaccaGGATGCTCTggatccgcgccacctgtgctcCTCGACCTCGAA GTCAGGCTCACGTTTCCCCAGGCTGGTGCTCGCAATTGCTTG GAGTCCGGGGGGTAACGCTTCTCTCTGCCGGGTGTTATTACTCTGGTGGCCACCATTCCCCTCCCCTGGTTTAGCAGCAATAGCAG ggaagatcaaagatgccatcTCAGCCCTGGCAGTGGCAACACTGGACGATGATAACGATGAAGTCACGGAGCGAAGCCCTCCTGAATTGCCTCGAGACGGCTGCTCGGCGCTACAGGATACCGTG ACGACCATCGACATCCTGGGGCGGCATGCATATGACAACATGGGGCGGTTCACGGCCCGGCAGCTGGAGGCGGTGGAGAAGCTGTGGAACTCGATCAAGGAGCAGCAGATCCGGCGCAAGCACGACAAGTCGACGAGCGGGAAGCTGGACGTGAACGCCTT
- the LOC109750558 gene encoding uncharacterized protein isoform X1 codes for MDPSKLGELRSFVEECKKDPALLADPALAFCRDYLTSLDANLPAAAAAKPAPKARSMDDIDDNDGEDEEDDDQDALDPRHLCSSTSKSGSRFPRLVLAIAWSPGGNASLCRVLLLWWPPFPSPGLAAIAGKIKDAISALAVATLDDDNDEVTERSPPELPRDGCSALQDTVKFSSLWLGFVRTQTTIDILGRHAYDNMGRFTARQLEAVEKLWNSIKEQQIRRKHDKSTSGKLDVNAFERLQEKSMQKR; via the exons ATGGATCCGTCGAAGCTGGGCGAGCTGCGCTCCTTCGTGGAGGAGTGCAAGAAGGACCCGGCGCTCCTCGCCGACCCCGCCCTTGCCTTCTGCCGCGACTACCTCACCTCGCTCGACGCCaacctccccgccgccgccgccgccaagcccgCACCCAAG GCGAGGTCCATGGACGACATCGACGACAATGATGGCGAGGatgaggaggacgacgaccaGGATGCTCTggatccgcgccacctgtgctcCTCGACCTCGAA GTCAGGCTCACGTTTCCCCAGGCTGGTGCTCGCAATTGCTTG GAGTCCGGGGGGTAACGCTTCTCTCTGCCGGGTGTTATTACTCTGGTGGCCACCATTCCCCTCCCCTGGTTTAGCAGCAATAGCAG ggaagatcaaagatgccatcTCAGCCCTGGCAGTGGCAACACTGGACGATGATAACGATGAAGTCACGGAGCGAAGCCCTCCTGAATTGCCTCGAGACGGCTGCTCGGCGCTACAGGATACCGTG AAATTCAGTTCATTGTGGCTTGGTTTTGTCAGGACGCAGACGACCATCGACATCCTGGGGCGGCATGCATATGACAACATGGGGCGGTTCACGGCCCGGCAGCTGGAGGCGGTGGAGAAGCTGTGGAACTCGATCAAGGAGCAGCAGATCCGGCGCAAGCACGACAAGTCGACGAGCGGGAAGCTGGACGTGAACGCCTT